The following are encoded in a window of Amycolatopsis lexingtonensis genomic DNA:
- a CDS encoding DUF4276 family protein, with protein MIHVEILVEEQSAEAALKTLVPKIVGEDVSCTVRRFQGKQDLLKRLPGILRGFAARISWEALRVVVLVDRDAEDCRELKRHLVEVGEEAGLPSEFVLHRVVIDELESWFLGDVPALCAAYDRVPKDLGKQARYRDPDDTGKASRALEDLLRSKGYLRDRLPKVAAAEAIAPHMDIENNRSKSFQVFRDGLRRLVKEGN; from the coding sequence GTGATCCACGTCGAGATCCTGGTGGAAGAGCAATCGGCGGAAGCAGCGTTGAAGACGCTGGTTCCGAAGATCGTCGGTGAGGACGTGTCCTGCACCGTCCGGCGCTTTCAGGGCAAACAGGACCTGCTCAAGCGGTTGCCCGGAATTCTGCGGGGGTTCGCGGCCCGGATTTCCTGGGAAGCGCTTCGGGTCGTCGTGCTCGTCGACCGGGACGCCGAAGACTGCCGGGAGCTCAAGCGCCACCTGGTCGAGGTGGGCGAGGAGGCGGGACTTCCGTCTGAGTTCGTCCTGCACCGCGTGGTGATCGATGAGCTGGAGTCCTGGTTTCTCGGTGATGTCCCTGCCCTGTGCGCGGCATACGACAGAGTGCCGAAGGACCTGGGCAAACAGGCACGCTACCGCGATCCCGACGACACCGGTAAGGCGTCACGCGCTCTGGAGGATCTTCTGCGATCCAAGGGATACCTCCGGGATCGCCTGCCGAAGGTGGCAGCGGCCGAAGCGATCGCGCCCCACATGGACATCGAGAACAACCGATCCAAAAGCTTCCAGGTCTTCCGCGACGGTCTGCGGCGCCTGGTGAAAGAAGGAAACTGA
- the mihF gene encoding integration host factor, actinobacterial type, whose translation MALPQLTEEQRAAALEKAAAARRIRAELKERLKRGGTTLVDVLKQAEENEVLGKMKVSALLEALPGVGKVRAQQTMERLEIAPSRRLRGLGDRQRKALLAEFSGE comes from the coding sequence GTGGCACTTCCCCAGCTGACAGAGGAACAGCGCGCTGCGGCGCTGGAGAAGGCCGCCGCCGCCCGCCGCATCCGTGCTGAGCTGAAGGAGCGGCTGAAGCGGGGCGGTACCACTCTGGTCGACGTGCTGAAGCAGGCCGAGGAGAACGAAGTCCTCGGCAAGATGAAGGTTTCGGCTCTGCTCGAGGCCCTTCCGGGCGTCGGCAAGGTCCGCGCGCAGCAGACCATGGAACGACTGGAGATCGCCCCCAGCCGTCGCCTCCGCGGCCTCGGCGACCGGCAGCGCAAGGCGCTGCTGGCCGAGTTCAGCGGCGAGTGA
- the metK gene encoding methionine adenosyltransferase: MTASSSRLFTSESVTEGHPDKICDAISDSILDGLLSKDPRSRVAVETLITTGQVHVAGEVTTEAYADIPTIVRDVILKIGYDSSAKGFDGNSCGVNVAIGSQSPDIAQGVDTAYESRVESDEDEINRQGAGDQGLMFGYACSDTPELMPLPIALAHRLSKRLTAVRKDGVLPYLRPDGKTQVTIEYAGDQPVRLDTVVVSSQHADGIDLEKMLSVDVKEHVVGPELEGLGIDTSGARLLVNPTGRFVIGGPMGDAGLTGRKIIVDTYGGMARHGGGAFSGKDPSKVDRSAAYAMRWVAKNVVAAGLAQRTEVQVAYAIGKAAPVGLFVETFGTETVDPSKIQQAITEVFDLRPAAIIRDLDLLRPIYAPTAAYGHFGRPELDLPWESTARAEALKAAAGA; encoded by the coding sequence GTGACCGCGTCTAGCAGCAGATTGTTCACCTCGGAGTCGGTGACCGAAGGGCACCCCGACAAGATTTGCGACGCCATCAGCGACTCGATCCTCGACGGTCTCCTGTCGAAGGACCCGCGCAGCCGCGTCGCGGTCGAGACCCTGATCACCACCGGCCAGGTGCACGTGGCCGGCGAGGTGACGACCGAGGCCTACGCCGACATCCCCACGATCGTCCGCGACGTCATCCTGAAGATCGGCTACGACTCCTCCGCCAAGGGCTTCGACGGCAACTCCTGCGGCGTCAACGTCGCGATCGGCTCGCAGTCGCCCGATATCGCCCAGGGCGTGGACACCGCGTACGAGTCGCGGGTCGAGTCGGACGAGGACGAGATCAACCGCCAGGGCGCCGGCGACCAGGGCCTGATGTTCGGCTACGCCTGCTCGGACACCCCCGAGCTGATGCCGCTGCCGATCGCGCTGGCCCACCGGCTCTCCAAGCGCCTGACCGCGGTCCGCAAGGACGGCGTGCTGCCGTACCTGCGCCCGGACGGCAAGACCCAGGTGACCATCGAGTACGCCGGCGACCAGCCGGTCCGGCTCGACACGGTCGTCGTGTCGTCGCAGCACGCCGACGGCATCGACCTGGAGAAGATGCTCAGCGTCGACGTCAAGGAGCACGTCGTCGGCCCCGAGCTCGAGGGCCTGGGCATCGACACCTCCGGCGCGCGCCTGCTGGTCAACCCGACCGGCCGCTTCGTCATCGGCGGCCCGATGGGCGACGCCGGCCTGACCGGCCGCAAGATCATCGTCGACACCTACGGCGGCATGGCCCGCCACGGTGGCGGCGCGTTCTCCGGCAAGGACCCGTCCAAGGTCGACCGCTCCGCCGCGTACGCGATGCGCTGGGTGGCCAAGAACGTCGTCGCCGCGGGCCTGGCCCAGCGGACCGAGGTGCAGGTCGCGTACGCGATCGGCAAGGCGGCCCCGGTCGGCCTGTTCGTCGAGACGTTCGGCACCGAGACGGTCGACCCGTCGAAGATCCAGCAGGCCATCACCGAGGTCTTCGACCTCCGGCCGGCGGCGATCATCCGCGACCTCGACCTGCTGCGCCCGATCTACGCCCCGACCGCGGCGTACGGCCACTTCGGCCGTCCCGAGCTGGACCTCCCCTGGGAGAGCACGGCCCGCGCCGAGGCCCTCAAGGCCGCCGCGGGCGCCTGA
- the gmk gene encoding guanylate kinase, which yields MNGAGRDYPVNRGADRGSEPVTGDLPRHRLTVVSGPSGVGKSSVVGELRKLEPDVWFSVSVTTRAARPGEIDGAHYHFVDRAEFDAMVADGRLLEWAEFAGNRYGTPREPVEKALAEGRPAVLEIELQGARQVRAAMPEARLVMLMPPSWEELVGRLTGRGTESEAAVQARLAEAERELAAAGEFDHRVVNADVREAAEHLLNLITDQSSEDAEHHE from the coding sequence GTGAACGGCGCCGGTCGTGACTACCCGGTGAACCGGGGCGCCGACCGCGGCAGTGAGCCGGTGACGGGGGACCTCCCCCGGCACCGGCTCACCGTCGTATCGGGGCCTTCGGGGGTCGGGAAGTCGAGCGTGGTGGGCGAGCTGCGGAAGCTGGAGCCCGACGTCTGGTTCAGCGTCTCGGTGACCACGCGTGCGGCACGCCCCGGTGAGATCGACGGGGCGCACTACCACTTCGTCGACCGGGCGGAGTTCGACGCCATGGTCGCCGACGGCAGGCTCCTGGAGTGGGCCGAGTTCGCGGGCAACCGCTACGGCACCCCGCGCGAACCGGTCGAGAAGGCCCTCGCCGAGGGCCGCCCGGCCGTCCTGGAGATCGAGCTGCAGGGCGCCCGCCAGGTCCGTGCGGCGATGCCGGAGGCCCGGCTGGTGATGCTGATGCCGCCGTCCTGGGAGGAACTGGTCGGCCGGCTCACCGGGCGCGGCACCGAAAGCGAGGCCGCCGTGCAGGCCCGGCTGGCCGAAGCGGAGCGCGAGCTGGCGGCGGCGGGGGAGTTCGACCACCGCGTCGTCAACGCCGACGTGCGGGAGGCCGCCGAGCACTTGCTAAACTTGATTACTGATCAGTCTTCCGAAGATGCGGAGCACCACGAGTGA
- the coaBC gene encoding bifunctional phosphopantothenoylcysteine decarboxylase/phosphopantothenate--cysteine ligase CoaBC, translating to MSKPRVVLGVGGGIAAYKACEVLRGLTESGHDVRVVPTEAALNFVGAATFEALSGHPVHTGVFTEVPEVQHVRVGKEADLVLVVPATANLLAKAAHGLADDLLTNTLLTARCPVAFFPAMHTEMWEHPATRDNVALLRSRGVIVTEPDSGRLTGVDTGKGRLANPAEIVDLAKLLLARPDALPRDLEGVRVVVSAGGTREPLDPVRYLGNRSSGKQGYALARVAAQRGADVTLVTAHTVALPDPAGATVQHVSTAEELRQAVHAASQSADVVVMAAAVADFRPANRADHKIKKSDDQPDPVITLDRNADILAELVRNRRAGQVVVGFAAETGDEHGSVLDHARAKLKRKGADLLVVNAVGDGKAFGTEDNSGWLLGADSTEKPLPLVQKAELASMVWDAVVSFMKR from the coding sequence GTGAGTAAGCCCCGCGTCGTCCTGGGCGTGGGCGGCGGCATCGCCGCCTACAAGGCCTGTGAGGTGCTGCGCGGGCTGACCGAATCCGGTCACGACGTCCGCGTGGTCCCCACCGAAGCCGCGCTGAACTTCGTCGGCGCGGCGACCTTCGAGGCTCTCTCGGGGCACCCGGTGCACACCGGCGTGTTCACCGAGGTGCCCGAGGTGCAGCACGTCCGCGTCGGCAAGGAAGCCGACCTCGTCCTGGTCGTCCCGGCCACGGCGAACCTGCTCGCCAAGGCCGCCCACGGCCTCGCGGACGACCTGCTGACGAACACCCTGCTCACCGCCCGGTGCCCGGTCGCCTTCTTCCCGGCGATGCACACGGAGATGTGGGAGCACCCCGCGACCCGCGACAACGTCGCCCTGCTGCGCTCGCGCGGCGTGATCGTCACCGAGCCGGACTCCGGCCGGCTGACCGGCGTCGACACCGGCAAGGGCCGCCTGGCGAACCCCGCCGAGATCGTCGACCTCGCCAAGCTGCTGCTGGCCCGCCCGGACGCCCTCCCGCGCGACCTCGAAGGCGTCCGCGTCGTCGTGTCGGCCGGCGGGACCCGCGAGCCGCTCGACCCGGTCCGCTACCTGGGCAACCGCTCCTCCGGCAAGCAGGGCTACGCGCTGGCCCGCGTCGCCGCCCAGCGCGGCGCCGACGTCACCCTGGTCACCGCGCACACCGTCGCCCTGCCGGACCCGGCGGGCGCGACCGTGCAGCACGTGTCGACCGCCGAGGAGCTGCGGCAGGCCGTGCACGCCGCGTCCCAGTCCGCGGACGTCGTCGTGATGGCCGCCGCCGTCGCCGACTTCCGGCCGGCGAACCGGGCCGACCACAAGATCAAGAAGTCCGACGACCAGCCGGACCCGGTGATCACCCTCGACCGCAACGCGGACATCCTGGCCGAACTGGTGCGAAACCGGCGAGCCGGGCAGGTCGTCGTCGGCTTCGCCGCGGAAACCGGCGACGAGCACGGCAGCGTCCTCGACCACGCCCGCGCGAAGCTCAAGCGCAAAGGCGCGGACCTGCTGGTCGTCAACGCCGTCGGGGACGGCAAGGCGTTCGGCACCGAGGACAATTCGGGCTGGCTCCTAGGGGCCGATTCCACGGAAAAACCCCTACCTCTCGTGCAGAAAGCGGAACTGGCGTCCATGGTGTGGGACGCTGTTGTGAGCTTCATGAAGCGTTGA
- the pyrF gene encoding orotidine-5'-phosphate decarboxylase, with protein MTAGERFGARLAKAVAARGPLCAGIDPHPGLLEAWGLPVDASGLERFALSATEVLAARTAIVKPQSAFFESFGSAGVRVLERVVETARAAGALVLLDVKRGDIGSTMAAYTAAYVADGAAIAADAITVSPYLGFGSLEQCAATAVSAGRGIFVLARTSNPEAAEVQNAKLPDGRTVAQAIVDSAAALNDGAEPLGDVGVVVGATISPGELDLSRLNGPVLAPGFGAQGATAADLKALFGPSLPGVLPASSRDILKHGPEQQALRQAVERVAEVLADPQENGQ; from the coding sequence GTGACGGCGGGGGAGCGGTTCGGGGCGCGGCTGGCCAAGGCCGTCGCGGCCCGCGGCCCGCTGTGCGCCGGCATCGACCCCCACCCGGGCCTGCTCGAGGCCTGGGGGCTCCCGGTGGACGCTTCGGGCCTGGAACGGTTCGCGCTGTCCGCCACGGAGGTGCTGGCGGCCCGCACGGCGATCGTGAAGCCGCAGTCGGCGTTCTTCGAAAGTTTCGGCTCCGCCGGTGTCCGGGTGCTGGAACGGGTGGTGGAGACCGCCCGTGCGGCGGGCGCGCTGGTGCTGCTGGACGTCAAGCGCGGCGACATCGGCTCCACGATGGCGGCGTACACCGCGGCATACGTGGCCGACGGCGCCGCGATCGCGGCCGACGCCATCACCGTTTCGCCGTACCTCGGGTTCGGCTCGCTGGAGCAGTGCGCCGCCACGGCGGTCTCGGCGGGGCGCGGCATCTTCGTGCTTGCCCGGACTTCGAACCCCGAAGCGGCCGAAGTGCAGAACGCGAAGCTGCCCGACGGGCGCACGGTGGCGCAGGCGATCGTCGACTCGGCGGCGGCGCTCAACGACGGAGCGGAACCGCTCGGCGATGTGGGTGTCGTCGTCGGGGCCACCATTTCGCCGGGGGAACTCGATCTCTCGCGGCTGAACGGACCGGTGCTGGCGCCCGGTTTCGGGGCTCAGGGAGCCACTGCGGCCGATTTGAAGGCCCTTTTCGGCCCTTCGCTGCCCGGCGTGCTGCCCGCGTCGTCCCGCGACATCCTGAAGCACGGTCCGGAGCAACAGGCTTTGCGCCAAGCGGTCGAACGGGTCGCCGAAGTGCTGGCCGACCCGCAGGAAAACGGCCAATAG
- the carB gene encoding carbamoyl-phosphate synthase large subunit — protein MPKRTDIQHVLVIGSGPIVIGQAAEFDYSGTQACRVLRSEGLRVSLVNSNPATIMTDPEFADATYIEPVTPDFVEKVIAEERPDAILATLGGQTALNCAVALHERGVLDKYGVELIGADIDAIQRGEDRQKFKDIVRTIGAEVPRSRVCHDMDEVRDTVKELGLPVVIRPSFTMGGLGSGMAHTPEDLERLASTGLTESPVTEVLIEESVLGWKEYELELMRDKSDNVVVVCSIENVDAMGVHTGDSVTVAPTMTLTDREYQVMRDVGIAVLREVGVDTGGCNIQFAINPRDGRMVVIEMNPRVSRSSALASKATGFPIAKIAAKLAIGYTLDEIQNDITGETPASFEPALDYVVVKMPRFAFEKFPGADPTLTTTMKSVGEAMSFGRSFPEALGKVMRSIETKATGFWTLPDPEGATLESTLDALRTPHEGRLYEVERALRLGGTVEQVHEASGIDPWFIDQIALIGEVGAEVRDAPVLDGDLLRRAKRTGLSDRQIAALRPELAGEDGVRALRHRLGVRPVFKTVDTCAAEFAAKTPYHYSAYESDPDAQSEVAVQSDKPKVLILGSGPNRIGQGIEFDYSCVHAAIALREAGFEAVMVNCNPETVSTDYDTSDRLYFEPLSFEDVLEVVHAEQASGTVAGVIVQLGGQTPLGLAKKLADAGVPVVGTPPEAIHLAEDRGAFGEVLTDAGLPAPRYGTATSFEGAKRIADEIGYPVLVRPSYVLGGRGMEIVYDEETLAGYIHRATEVTPEHPVLVDRFLDDAIEIDVDALFDGEELYLGGVMEHIEEAGIHSGDSSCALPPITLGHTDLQAVRRSTEAIARGVGVRGLLNVQYALKDDVLYVLEANPRASRTVPFVSKATAVPLAKAAALIMTGSTIKDLRDSGVLPADGDGGQMPADSPVAVKEAVLPFHRFRTPEGHGVDSLLGPEMKSTGEVMGVDVSFGKAFAKSQSGAYGSLPTSGRVFVSVANRDKRSLVFPVKRLADLGFEILATSGTAEVLRRNGVACTVVRKHYEGSTEAEPNIVDVILAGEVDMVINTPYGNSGPRVDGYEIRTAAVSRDIPCVTTVQGAAAAVHGIEALIRGDIGVKSLQELQAALKAKS, from the coding sequence ATGCCGAAGAGGACGGACATCCAGCACGTGCTGGTGATCGGCTCCGGGCCGATCGTGATCGGGCAGGCCGCGGAGTTCGACTACTCCGGTACCCAGGCCTGCCGGGTGCTGCGCAGCGAAGGCCTGCGCGTGTCACTCGTGAACTCGAACCCGGCCACCATCATGACCGACCCCGAGTTCGCCGACGCCACCTACATCGAGCCGGTCACGCCGGACTTCGTCGAGAAGGTCATCGCCGAGGAACGCCCCGACGCGATCCTCGCCACTCTCGGCGGGCAGACGGCGCTCAACTGCGCCGTCGCCCTGCACGAGCGCGGCGTGCTCGACAAGTACGGCGTCGAGCTGATCGGCGCCGACATCGACGCGATCCAGCGCGGTGAGGACCGGCAGAAGTTCAAGGACATCGTGCGCACCATCGGCGCCGAGGTCCCGCGCTCCCGCGTCTGCCACGACATGGACGAGGTCCGCGACACCGTCAAGGAACTCGGGCTCCCGGTCGTGATCCGGCCGAGCTTCACCATGGGCGGGCTCGGGTCCGGCATGGCGCACACGCCCGAGGACCTGGAGCGGCTCGCGTCGACCGGGCTCACCGAATCTCCGGTCACCGAGGTGCTCATCGAGGAGAGCGTGCTCGGCTGGAAGGAGTACGAGCTCGAGCTGATGCGCGACAAGAGCGACAACGTCGTGGTCGTCTGCTCGATCGAGAACGTCGACGCGATGGGCGTGCACACCGGCGACTCCGTCACCGTGGCGCCGACCATGACGCTCACCGACCGCGAGTACCAGGTGATGCGCGACGTCGGCATCGCCGTGCTGCGCGAGGTCGGCGTCGACACCGGCGGCTGCAACATCCAGTTCGCGATCAACCCGCGTGACGGCCGGATGGTCGTCATCGAGATGAACCCGCGGGTGTCGCGGTCTTCTGCGCTGGCGTCGAAGGCGACCGGCTTCCCGATCGCCAAGATCGCCGCGAAGCTCGCCATCGGCTACACCCTCGACGAGATCCAGAACGACATCACCGGCGAGACGCCGGCGTCGTTCGAGCCCGCGCTGGACTACGTCGTCGTGAAGATGCCGCGGTTCGCCTTCGAGAAGTTCCCGGGCGCGGACCCGACGCTGACCACGACGATGAAGAGCGTCGGCGAGGCGATGTCGTTCGGCCGCAGCTTCCCCGAGGCGCTCGGCAAGGTGATGCGGTCGATCGAGACCAAGGCGACCGGGTTCTGGACGCTGCCCGACCCCGAGGGCGCGACGCTGGAGTCCACTTTGGACGCGCTGCGCACGCCGCACGAAGGCCGGCTGTACGAAGTGGAACGCGCGCTGCGGCTCGGCGGCACCGTCGAGCAGGTGCACGAAGCCTCCGGCATCGACCCGTGGTTCATCGACCAGATCGCGCTCATCGGCGAAGTGGGCGCCGAAGTCCGCGACGCGCCGGTCCTGGACGGCGACCTGCTGCGCCGCGCCAAGCGCACGGGCCTTTCCGACCGCCAGATCGCCGCGCTGCGGCCGGAACTGGCGGGCGAGGACGGCGTCCGCGCGCTGCGCCACCGCCTCGGCGTGCGGCCGGTGTTCAAGACCGTCGACACCTGCGCGGCCGAGTTCGCGGCCAAGACGCCGTACCACTACTCGGCTTACGAGTCCGACCCCGACGCGCAGTCCGAAGTGGCCGTCCAGTCCGACAAGCCGAAGGTGCTCATCCTCGGCTCCGGCCCGAACCGCATCGGCCAGGGCATCGAGTTCGACTACTCCTGCGTGCACGCGGCGATCGCGTTGCGGGAGGCGGGTTTCGAGGCCGTCATGGTCAACTGCAACCCGGAAACCGTGTCCACCGACTACGACACCTCGGACCGGCTGTACTTCGAGCCGCTGTCCTTCGAGGACGTCCTCGAGGTCGTGCACGCCGAGCAGGCGTCCGGCACGGTCGCCGGCGTCATCGTCCAGCTCGGCGGGCAGACCCCGCTGGGGCTGGCGAAGAAGCTCGCCGACGCCGGTGTCCCGGTGGTCGGGACGCCGCCGGAGGCCATCCACCTGGCCGAGGACCGCGGCGCGTTCGGCGAGGTGCTCACCGACGCCGGCCTGCCCGCGCCGCGCTACGGCACGGCGACGTCCTTCGAGGGCGCCAAGCGGATCGCCGACGAGATCGGCTACCCGGTGCTCGTCCGCCCGTCGTACGTGCTCGGCGGGCGCGGCATGGAGATCGTCTACGACGAGGAAACCCTGGCCGGCTACATCCACCGCGCCACCGAGGTCACCCCCGAGCACCCGGTGCTCGTCGACCGCTTCCTCGACGACGCCATCGAAATCGACGTCGACGCGCTGTTCGACGGCGAGGAGCTCTACCTCGGCGGCGTCATGGAGCACATCGAGGAAGCCGGGATCCACTCCGGTGACTCCTCGTGCGCGCTGCCGCCGATCACGCTCGGGCACACCGACCTGCAGGCCGTCCGCCGCTCCACCGAGGCGATCGCGCGGGGCGTGGGCGTCCGGGGGCTCCTGAACGTCCAGTACGCGCTCAAGGACGACGTCCTGTACGTCCTGGAGGCCAACCCGCGCGCGTCGCGCACCGTGCCGTTCGTGTCCAAGGCGACGGCGGTGCCGCTCGCCAAGGCCGCCGCGCTGATCATGACCGGCTCGACGATCAAGGACCTGCGCGACAGCGGCGTCCTCCCGGCCGACGGCGACGGCGGGCAGATGCCGGCCGATTCGCCGGTCGCGGTCAAGGAAGCCGTGCTGCCCTTCCACCGGTTCCGCACCCCCGAGGGCCACGGCGTGGATTCCCTGCTGGGCCCGGAGATGAAGTCCACCGGCGAGGTGATGGGCGTCGACGTCTCCTTCGGCAAGGCGTTCGCCAAGTCGCAGAGCGGCGCGTACGGTTCGCTGCCGACGTCCGGGCGCGTGTTCGTCTCGGTCGCCAACCGCGACAAGCGCTCGCTGGTGTTCCCGGTGAAGCGGCTGGCGGACCTCGGGTTCGAGATCCTCGCCACGTCCGGCACCGCGGAAGTGCTGCGGCGCAACGGGGTCGCGTGCACCGTGGTGCGCAAGCACTACGAGGGCTCGACCGAAGCCGAGCCGAACATCGTGGACGTCATCCTCGCGGGCGAAGTCGACATGGTGATCAACACCCCGTACGGCAACAGCGGTCCGCGCGTCGACGGCTACGAAATCCGCACCGCCGCGGTGTCGCGCGACATCCCGTGCGTGACGACCGTGCAGGGCGCCGCGGCGGCCGTGCACGGCATCGAGGCGCTCATCCGGGGCGACATCGGGGTCAAGTCGCTGCAGGAGCTGCAGGCGGCGCTGAAGGCGAAGTCGTGA
- a CDS encoding AAA family ATPase, whose translation MSLTTGIERLRIRNFRVLRDVELDGLTPVTALLGPNGSGKSTVFDALDFLAESFRVGLRSAWDRRGGAADIVTHGAAGPVEIEVTCRVGGAVGEYRLVIEHDNDELVVAEEKLVWWREGAEAPSETLDLRRGVGAITGIGAIGAQLSLATPDLLGVSVVSQLANTAEVGEFHRFIAEIGLSDLNLDAMRNGAKDDRTFMLKPDGRNVGVLVQRLRDGYPRDWENIRASLRRYVPGFDDIEPFQQGNGAWIVRLREHGKKDLIAPENISDGTLQLLGYLVSLLSDTSVLLVEEPEKQVHPKLHYRLAEDARRAEATGQVMIATHAPEFVDALHPDEVWMLFRDEFGFARARRAADIPQLMAMVDSGGLLGSLWTEGFFGLGDPLDGSGRPR comes from the coding sequence GTGAGTCTGACGACCGGCATCGAGCGGCTCCGGATCCGGAACTTCCGGGTGCTCCGGGACGTCGAGCTGGACGGGCTGACGCCGGTGACGGCGCTGCTCGGGCCGAACGGGAGCGGGAAGTCCACGGTCTTCGACGCGCTGGACTTCCTCGCCGAGTCGTTCCGGGTCGGGCTGCGTTCGGCTTGGGACCGGCGCGGAGGTGCTGCCGACATCGTCACCCACGGCGCAGCCGGGCCGGTCGAGATCGAGGTGACCTGCCGTGTCGGAGGTGCGGTGGGCGAGTACCGGCTCGTCATCGAGCACGACAACGACGAGTTGGTCGTGGCCGAGGAGAAGCTGGTCTGGTGGCGGGAGGGTGCTGAGGCACCATCCGAGACCCTGGATCTTCGGCGTGGGGTCGGAGCGATCACCGGGATCGGTGCTATCGGGGCGCAGCTTTCGCTGGCTACCCCGGACCTGCTGGGCGTGAGTGTGGTCAGCCAGCTCGCCAACACGGCTGAAGTCGGTGAGTTCCACCGGTTCATCGCCGAGATCGGCTTGTCGGACCTGAATCTCGACGCGATGCGCAACGGCGCGAAGGACGACAGGACGTTCATGCTCAAGCCGGACGGCCGCAACGTGGGAGTTTTGGTCCAGCGCCTCCGCGACGGGTATCCCCGGGACTGGGAGAATATCCGGGCCTCGCTGCGGCGGTATGTCCCGGGCTTCGACGACATCGAACCGTTCCAGCAGGGTAACGGCGCCTGGATCGTTCGGCTGCGCGAGCACGGCAAGAAAGACCTCATCGCCCCGGAGAACATCTCCGACGGAACGCTGCAACTGCTCGGCTATTTGGTCTCGCTCCTGTCCGACACTTCGGTGCTGCTGGTCGAGGAGCCGGAGAAGCAGGTCCACCCGAAACTGCACTACCGGCTCGCCGAAGATGCGCGGCGCGCGGAGGCGACTGGTCAGGTCATGATCGCCACGCACGCCCCCGAGTTCGTCGACGCTCTGCACCCCGACGAGGTTTGGATGCTGTTCCGTGACGAGTTCGGCTTCGCCCGGGCCAGGCGAGCGGCGGACATCCCTCAGCTGATGGCCATGGTCGACAGCGGAGGCCTGTTGGGAAGTCTCTGGACCGAGGGGTTCTTCGGCCTCGGTGATCCTCTCGACGGGTCGGGGCGGCCCCGGTGA
- the rpoZ gene encoding DNA-directed RNA polymerase subunit omega: MTSQVALTEELEGITNPPIDDLLEKVSSKYALVIYSAKRARQINDYYAQLGEGLLEYVGPLVEPGPREKPLSIALREIHGGLLEHTEGE, translated from the coding sequence GTGACCAGCCAAGTGGCCTTGACCGAAGAGCTCGAGGGCATCACCAACCCCCCGATCGACGACCTGCTCGAGAAGGTCAGCTCGAAGTACGCGCTGGTGATCTACTCGGCCAAGCGCGCCCGCCAGATCAACGACTACTACGCCCAGCTGGGCGAGGGCCTGCTGGAGTACGTCGGCCCGCTCGTCGAGCCGGGCCCGCGCGAGAAGCCGCTCTCGATCGCGCTGCGCGAGATCCACGGCGGCCTGCTCGAGCACACCGAGGGTGAGTAA